One part of the Scyliorhinus canicula unplaced genomic scaffold, sScyCan1.1, whole genome shotgun sequence genome encodes these proteins:
- the LOC119960562 gene encoding kappa-type opioid receptor-like, protein MATFMIWNATGSRPWTEVTAASHTGNASLGHFEAMERIETLVLPCLLSFTVVLGVAGNSISLWYITRGKKVSSATAVLLLDLTITNVLVILASIFYLIHLIPQIKFTKRLLEAHLLIGTVNIFGNPPFMACIAIDQYIAVAHPIRCHNWRRPRYYVALSIVIWLSVLSLSVAAFHFKRNIVDESISCKDKILMRKPLQIFMLVCEMVSFVIPVLVLLICYALTVKKLREVGAGKESMKRMKTQVLRTISGILAVLLFCFAPFHIPQLYFSSEGLIGPFNRILVFYMCHVKIYTWALTSLSAFLNPMLYIFRSQNFQWRAHCCAV, encoded by the coding sequence ATGGCTAcgtttatgatctggaatgcaacaGGCAGCCGTCCTTGGACGGAGGTCACCGCAGCCAGCCATACTGGAAATGCAAGTCTCGGGCACTTCGAAGCCATGGAACGGATTGAAACCCTCGTCCTACCTTGTCTTCTCAGCTTCACTGTCGTGTTGGGCGTGGCTGGGAACTCAATTTCATTGTGGTACATCACAAGAGGAAAGAAAGTTTCATCAGCAACTGCTGTTCTCCTGCTTGATTTAACCATCACCAACGTCTTGGTGATCCTGGCTTCTATATTTTATCTCATTCATTTGATCCCACAAATTAAGTTCACGAAGCGTCTCCTTGAAGCCCATCTGCTCATCGGTACAGTCAACATTTTTGGCAACCCACCATTCATGGCCTGCATTGCTATTGATCAGTACATCGCGGTTGCCCATCCAATCAGGTGTCATAACTGGCGAAGACCCCGATACTACGTCGCCCTGTCCATTGTAATATGGTTGTCAGTGTTAAGCTTGAGTGTAGCTGCCTTTCACTTCAAAAGAAACATCGTAGATGAAAGCATCTCATGTAAGGATAAGATATTAATGAGGAAGCCTTTGCAAATCTTCATGCTAGTTTGTGAAATGGTATCATTTGTCATTCCAGTTCTGGTCCTGTTGATCTGCTATGCTCTGACTGTAAAGAAGCTGAGAGAAGTAGGAGCTGGAAAGGAATCAATGAAGCGGATGAAGACGCAAGTGCTAAGGACCATTTCAGGAATTCTGGCTGTTCTACTTTTCTGCTTTGCCCCTTTTCACATCCCACAACTGTATTTTTCGAGTGAGGGTCTGATAGGTCCATTCAATAGAATATTAGTTTTTTATATGTGCCATGTTAAGATTTACACCTGGGCCCTCACTTCATTATCTGCTTTCCTTAATCCCATGCTGTACATTTTCAGGTCCCAGAACTTTCAATGGAGAGCACATTGCTGCGCCGTGTAA